The proteins below come from a single Alligator mississippiensis isolate rAllMis1 chromosome 2, rAllMis1, whole genome shotgun sequence genomic window:
- the HMGB2 gene encoding high mobility group protein B2, with the protein MGKGDPNKPRGKMSSYAYFVQTCREEHKKKHPDSSVNFAEFSRKCSERWKTMSGKEKGKFEEMAKGDKARYDREMKNYVPPKGEKKGKKKDPNAPKRPPSAFFLFCSEHRPKIKTEHPGLSIGDTAKKLGEMWSEQSAKDKQPYEQKAAKLKEKYEKDIAAYRAKSKSDAGKKGPGRPAGSKKKAEPEEEEEEEDDDDEEEEEEEDEE; encoded by the exons ATGGGCAAGGGCGACCCCAACAAGCCGCGGGGCAAGATGTCTTCGTACGCCTACTTCGTGCAGACGTGCCGCGAGGAGCACAAGAAGAAGCATCCAGACTCCTCCGTCAACTTCGCCGAGTTCTCGCGGAAGTGCTCGGAGCGGTGGAAG ACCATGTCCGGCAAGGAGAAGGGCAAGTTCGAGGAAATGGCAAAAGGAGACAAAGCTCGCTATGACAGAGAGATGAAGAACTACGTTCCCCCCAAAGGCgagaagaagggaaagaaaaaggaccCCAATGCCCCCAAAAGGCCACC atCTGCCTTCTTCCTCTTCTGTTCCGAGCATCGTCCAAAGATCAAGACGGAACATCCTGGCCTGTCTATTGGGGACACAGCCAAGAAACTAGGTGAAATGTGGTCTGAGCAGTCAGCCAAAGATAAACAGCCATATGAACAGAAGGCAGCAAAACTAAAGGAGAAATATGAAAAG GATATTGCAGCATATCGTGCCAAGAGCAAGagtgatgcagggaaaaagggtcCAGGTAGGCCTGCAGGGTCTAAGAAGAAGGCAGAgccagaagaagaggaggaggaagaagatgatgatgatgaggaagaggaggaggaagaggatgaggAGTAA